The Leptolyngbya sp. CCY15150 genome contains a region encoding:
- a CDS encoding type II secretion system GspH family protein, producing MSVPFTKHLQASDRPSESGLTIIESLVAIIMIGIVGAMITPPIVIAVATRLQNQRTQQAYQIAQGEFDRVRGMVNNGRHEPAALPVAVGNGPLADQGPPTGTVNQLQSIDPGCNSYDGGQLPANRALPIDITGDCEPDFIMQVFRNNGVVSDREQNGLNRPTNFYMAVRVYAVLDNPVNWGDLETEEAGLGFTSGDSSQSTRPLAVINTQVNWSDTRDSLCEFHSAQGGCDG from the coding sequence ATGTCAGTTCCTTTTACCAAACACCTCCAAGCAAGCGATCGCCCCTCTGAATCGGGGTTAACAATTATAGAATCCCTCGTCGCGATTATCATGATTGGAATTGTGGGGGCCATGATTACCCCACCCATTGTGATTGCCGTCGCCACACGCCTGCAAAACCAACGGACTCAGCAGGCCTACCAGATAGCCCAGGGTGAATTTGACCGAGTGCGCGGGATGGTCAACAATGGTCGCCATGAGCCTGCTGCCTTGCCAGTCGCCGTTGGCAACGGCCCTCTAGCAGATCAAGGGCCGCCCACCGGCACTGTCAACCAACTTCAATCCATCGACCCTGGCTGCAATAGCTATGACGGTGGTCAACTGCCGGCCAACCGAGCCCTACCCATTGACATTACCGGCGACTGCGAACCTGACTTTATCATGCAGGTCTTTCGCAACAATGGCGTCGTCTCAGACCGCGAGCAAAACGGTCTCAACCGTCCCACCAACTTTTACATGGCGGTGCGGGTCTATGCCGTCCTAGATAACCCGGTGAATTGGGGAGATCTTGAAACAGAAGAAGCGGGACTCGGGTTTACGAGCGGCGATAGCAGCCAAAGCACTCGTCCCCTTGCCGTGATTAATACCCAGGTGAACTGGAGTGATACCCGTGACTCCCTATGTGAGTTTCACAGTGCCCAAGGCGGTTGTGACGGCTAG
- a CDS encoding prepilin-type N-terminal cleavage/methylation domain-containing protein — translation MRAKLLRQPANAGFTLIEVLAVVIIVGILAAIAAPGWVAFANSREANQLADQVFQRIRQSQTDAGRLRSNQVVEFNDGNPPELLYGSAGGGGRNTELLGEGRLANGMASLDVFDGNGAEVDSVVFDPNGILVSDGNLPITVVVQVPADGSGSTRCVILKTLLGASELAQGDACTP, via the coding sequence ATGAGAGCAAAACTGCTTCGCCAACCAGCCAACGCCGGCTTTACCCTGATTGAGGTTTTGGCAGTCGTGATTATCGTGGGCATTCTGGCAGCGATCGCTGCTCCAGGATGGGTTGCCTTTGCCAATTCCCGCGAGGCTAATCAGCTTGCCGACCAAGTATTTCAGCGTATCCGCCAATCGCAAACTGATGCAGGGCGCTTGCGCAGCAATCAGGTAGTCGAGTTCAATGATGGAAATCCACCGGAGTTACTCTATGGCTCTGCAGGGGGTGGGGGGCGTAACACCGAGCTTTTGGGTGAAGGACGGCTGGCCAATGGAATGGCTAGCTTAGACGTCTTTGATGGCAACGGTGCCGAGGTCGATTCGGTCGTGTTTGACCCCAATGGCATCTTGGTCTCAGATGGCAATCTACCGATCACTGTGGTCGTTCAAGTGCCGGCAGATGGCTCTGGATCTACCCGCTGTGTGATCCTCAAAACGTTGCTGGGCGCATCTGAACTTGCCCAGGGTGATGCCTGCACCCCTTAG
- a CDS encoding HAD-IA family hydrolase, whose protein sequence is MKRPKVIFLDAVGTLIGVRGTVGEVYCDIAKVYGVQADPIAVNEAFYDSFKAASTMAFPGIDEDEIEEREFGWWWAIAAQTFQRAGVLDQFDNFAGFFASLYAHFATADPWFVYADVRWALEHWQSQDIELGIISNFDSRLHRVLPALKLDGFFSSVTLSTQAGSAKPDPRIFEIALAKHDCAPEDAWHIGDSFRQDYEGARAAGLRGVWLRRSEVESEQPVPA, encoded by the coding sequence ATGAAACGTCCTAAAGTTATTTTTCTGGACGCGGTCGGCACCCTCATTGGCGTCCGTGGAACCGTTGGTGAAGTCTATTGCGATATTGCGAAGGTCTATGGCGTCCAGGCGGATCCAATCGCCGTGAACGAGGCCTTTTACGATAGTTTTAAGGCCGCTTCAACCATGGCCTTTCCCGGTATTGACGAAGATGAAATTGAAGAGCGGGAGTTTGGCTGGTGGTGGGCGATCGCTGCTCAGACCTTCCAGCGGGCTGGCGTGCTAGACCAGTTTGATAACTTTGCCGGCTTTTTTGCCTCCCTCTATGCCCACTTTGCCACCGCTGATCCGTGGTTCGTCTATGCAGACGTGCGCTGGGCCCTAGAACATTGGCAAAGCCAAGATATTGAGCTGGGCATCATCTCCAACTTTGACTCTCGGCTGCACCGCGTTTTACCGGCGCTGAAGCTCGATGGCTTCTTTTCCTCCGTCACCCTGTCCACCCAGGCAGGATCGGCGAAGCCCGACCCCCGTATCTTTGAAATCGCTCTAGCAAAACATGACTGCGCGCCAGAAGATGCTTGGCACATTGGCGATAGCTTCCGCCAAGACTATGAAGGGGCCAGGGCCGCTGGCCTGCGCGGCGTGTGGCTGCGTCGCAGTGAGGTAGAGAGCGAGCAACCTGTTCCGGCCTAG
- a CDS encoding NAD(P)/FAD-dependent oxidoreductase, whose product MTQQPAHICILGGGFGGLYTALALDRLPWPPLQHPRITLVDQRDRFTFAPLLYELLTGELQTWEVAPPYAELLSETRIQFRQTAVNQVDLANQRVDLADGSSLDYDRLVLALGGETPVDQVPGAQEHAIPFRTVHDAYRLDERLRLLETSEVDKIRVAIVGGGTSGVELACKLADRLGKRGRLRLVERGEDLLKRSPEFNREASRKALSDRGVWLDLETQVTQVTSDSLSLDYRGQIDTIPVDIVLWTVGTQVAEVVRSLPVPHNDQGQLTITPTLQVVEHPHVFALGDLAACEDAAGQRIPATAQAAFQQADYAAWNIWADLSDRPLLPFRYQNLGEMMTLGIDNATLMGLGLTLDGQLAHIFRRLAYLYRMPTFDHQLKVGLNWIARPLRELLST is encoded by the coding sequence ATGACTCAGCAACCTGCCCATATCTGTATTCTCGGTGGAGGCTTCGGGGGTCTCTATACAGCGCTGGCGCTGGATCGCCTTCCCTGGCCACCGCTCCAGCATCCCCGCATTACCCTAGTGGATCAGCGCGATCGCTTTACCTTTGCGCCGTTGCTCTACGAACTGCTGACCGGCGAACTGCAAACCTGGGAAGTGGCACCGCCCTATGCCGAACTCCTGTCCGAAACCCGGATTCAGTTTCGCCAAACCGCTGTTAACCAAGTGGATTTGGCGAACCAACGGGTTGACCTCGCCGATGGATCCTCCTTGGACTACGATCGCCTCGTCCTGGCTCTGGGCGGAGAAACGCCCGTGGATCAAGTGCCCGGTGCCCAAGAGCACGCCATTCCCTTCCGCACGGTTCATGATGCCTATCGCCTCGATGAACGTTTGCGGCTGCTGGAAACCTCCGAGGTAGACAAAATTCGCGTGGCGATTGTGGGGGGCGGCACCAGCGGCGTGGAGCTGGCCTGCAAGCTGGCCGATCGCCTTGGAAAACGAGGACGGCTGCGGTTGGTAGAACGGGGCGAAGATCTGCTGAAGCGATCGCCCGAGTTTAACCGCGAGGCGTCTCGCAAGGCCCTCAGCGATCGCGGTGTGTGGCTCGATCTAGAAACCCAGGTCACCCAAGTCACCAGCGATAGCCTATCCCTCGACTATCGGGGGCAGATCGACACCATTCCCGTTGATATTGTTCTCTGGACCGTGGGCACCCAGGTGGCCGAGGTGGTGCGATCGCTGCCCGTCCCCCACAATGATCAGGGGCAGCTCACCATTACCCCCACTCTCCAGGTTGTAGAACATCCCCACGTGTTCGCCCTTGGTGATTTAGCCGCCTGTGAAGACGCCGCTGGGCAACGCATTCCCGCCACCGCCCAAGCCGCCTTCCAGCAAGCCGACTATGCCGCCTGGAACATCTGGGCTGACTTGAGCGATCGCCCCCTGCTGCCCTTCCGCTACCAAAACCTAGGCGAAATGATGACCTTAGGTATCGATAACGCAACATTAATGGGCTTGGGTTTAACGTTAGATGGACAACTGGCCCACATTTTCCGTCGCTTGGCCTATCTTTATCGCATGCCCACCTTTGATCATCAACTCAAAGTAGGCTTAAATTGGATTGCCCGTCCCCTGCGGGAGTTGCTATCTACCTGA
- a CDS encoding SDR family oxidoreductase, translating to MVSIQHQTVLITGASSGIGAACASAFAEAGARLILAARRRERLEAIAPALVEQYGIAVHPVVMDVGDRAQVEAVLQGLPADWQAIDVLVNNAGLSRGLEPLQQGSIEDWDEMIDTNLKGLLYVTRTVLPGMVERGRGHVINIGSIAGHQPYPKGNVYCATKAAVRALSHSLKMDLSGTPVRVSSVDPGLVETEFSQVRFHGDQDRAAQVYAHVTPLTPEDVAEVVLFCATRPPHVNLSEILVLPTDQSSSTLVHRHS from the coding sequence ATGGTTTCTATCCAACATCAGACGGTGCTGATTACAGGGGCAAGCAGCGGCATTGGGGCGGCCTGTGCGTCAGCCTTTGCTGAAGCGGGGGCTCGGCTGATTCTCGCGGCCCGGCGGCGGGAGCGCTTGGAGGCGATCGCCCCTGCGTTGGTCGAGCAGTATGGGATTGCGGTTCATCCCGTGGTTATGGATGTGGGCGATCGCGCTCAGGTGGAAGCCGTCTTGCAGGGCCTGCCGGCAGACTGGCAGGCGATTGATGTGCTGGTGAACAATGCTGGTCTGAGTCGCGGATTAGAGCCGCTCCAGCAAGGCAGTATAGAGGATTGGGACGAGATGATCGACACCAACCTCAAGGGGCTGCTCTACGTCACTCGTACCGTGCTGCCGGGCATGGTGGAACGGGGGCGAGGGCATGTGATCAACATTGGCTCCATCGCAGGACATCAGCCCTACCCCAAGGGCAATGTCTATTGCGCCACCAAGGCGGCGGTGCGGGCCCTCAGCCATAGCCTGAAGATGGATCTGTCTGGAACGCCCGTGCGGGTCAGCTCCGTGGATCCGGGGTTGGTGGAAACAGAATTCAGCCAGGTGCGCTTTCATGGCGACCAGGATCGGGCTGCCCAGGTCTATGCCCATGTGACGCCTCTAACGCCAGAGGACGTGGCGGAGGTCGTTCTGTTTTGCGCTACCCGTCCGCCCCATGTGAACCTCAGCGAGATCTTGGTGTTGCCGACGGATCAGTCTAGCTCCACTTTGGTACATCGGCATTCGTAA
- a CDS encoding nuclear transport factor 2 family protein yields the protein MPQSPEAAVPDWSALAPVNPRRRWLPWMQSLSLSSAVVLSAVVGSSDRVLAAPPETAPAAVLEFVADLDAAASQADVSQVMQYYSPEFRSADGLSYRDMENALTTLWEQYPGLTYETQLLSWEQDGDAIVTETMTLITGTPLVGDRSFDFTSTLEARQRLVGSEIVEQEILAEETVLMSGSNPPTVQINLPASVTMGRSFTFDAIVIEPLAGERLMGVAIDEPVDLAGYLDPMDVELTVLPAGGLFKIGQAPSTPGSRWISAVLVREDGITMVTRRLHIVRPGEGS from the coding sequence ATGCCACAATCCCCCGAAGCCGCTGTCCCTGATTGGTCTGCCCTTGCCCCTGTCAACCCTCGTCGGCGATGGCTTCCCTGGATGCAGAGCCTGTCTCTCTCGTCCGCCGTTGTGCTGTCAGCAGTGGTGGGGAGCAGCGATCGCGTCCTGGCAGCACCGCCAGAAACCGCCCCTGCCGCTGTGCTGGAATTTGTTGCTGACTTGGATGCCGCCGCCAGCCAAGCGGATGTGAGTCAGGTGATGCAGTACTATAGCCCAGAGTTTCGCAGCGCCGACGGACTCAGCTACCGCGATATGGAAAATGCTCTGACTACGCTGTGGGAGCAATATCCAGGGCTCACCTATGAAACCCAGCTTTTGTCTTGGGAGCAGGACGGCGACGCCATTGTCACGGAAACCATGACCTTGATTACCGGCACGCCCCTGGTGGGCGATCGCTCTTTTGACTTCACATCTACCCTAGAAGCTCGACAGCGGTTAGTGGGTTCAGAAATTGTTGAGCAGGAGATTCTTGCGGAGGAAACGGTGCTGATGTCGGGCAGCAATCCGCCCACGGTGCAAATTAACCTGCCTGCATCGGTGACCATGGGTCGCTCCTTTACCTTCGACGCCATTGTCATAGAACCGTTGGCAGGAGAACGGTTAATGGGAGTCGCCATTGATGAGCCCGTGGATTTGGCTGGCTATCTTGACCCCATGGATGTGGAATTGACCGTTTTGCCGGCTGGCGGGCTGTTCAAAATTGGCCAAGCTCCAAGCACCCCCGGCAGCCGCTGGATTTCGGCGGTCTTGGTGCGGGAAGATGGCATCACGATGGTGACGCGACGGCTGCATATCGTCCGCCCTGGTGAAGGTTCCTAG
- the murG gene encoding undecaprenyldiphospho-muramoylpentapeptide beta-N-acetylglucosaminyltransferase — MAHTSKLLIAASGTGGHLFPAIATAAHLSDYSIEWLGVPDRLETQLVPQTYPLHLINFEGLQRRGLATVQVFGKLANAIIVTRRLLSQGQFQGVFTTGGYIAAPAIIAARSLGLPVILHESNALPGKVTRWFSPWCTAVALGFEAAAAYLPRTQTICVGTPVRDAFRQTERSPLVDLPIPDDVPLIVVVGGSQGAVAVNRLVRNAASAWFEAGAWVVHLTGTNDPDVDTLKHPHYIARPFYDDMAGLLRRADLAISRAGAGTLTEFAITATPSILIPYPFAAEDHQTYNAAVFAATGAAQVCQQSALKAEHLQEKVLNLLRSPEQLQQMAKATQALAIADSAEQLALFIQKVLNT, encoded by the coding sequence ATGGCACATACTTCTAAGCTTTTGATCGCCGCCAGTGGCACCGGCGGTCACCTATTTCCAGCGATCGCGACGGCAGCCCACCTTTCAGACTACAGCATTGAATGGCTAGGGGTTCCTGATCGCCTAGAAACCCAATTGGTTCCCCAAACCTATCCCCTACACCTGATTAACTTTGAGGGGCTACAGCGCCGGGGGCTGGCCACCGTCCAAGTTTTTGGCAAACTCGCCAACGCAATCATCGTTACCCGCCGTCTGCTAAGTCAAGGGCAGTTTCAGGGCGTGTTTACCACCGGTGGCTACATTGCCGCCCCGGCGATTATTGCCGCCCGCTCCCTGGGGCTGCCGGTCATTCTCCACGAATCCAACGCCCTCCCCGGCAAAGTCACCCGCTGGTTTAGCCCCTGGTGTACGGCCGTGGCCCTGGGCTTTGAAGCCGCAGCGGCCTACCTGCCCCGCACCCAGACCATCTGCGTGGGCACCCCGGTTCGAGATGCTTTTCGGCAAACTGAGCGATCGCCCCTCGTAGACCTGCCGATTCCCGATGACGTACCGCTGATCGTGGTGGTTGGCGGCAGCCAGGGCGCGGTCGCCGTCAATCGTCTGGTACGCAATGCTGCTTCCGCCTGGTTTGAAGCTGGAGCCTGGGTGGTGCATTTAACCGGCACCAACGATCCTGATGTCGATACCCTCAAGCACCCCCACTACATTGCCCGCCCCTTCTATGACGACATGGCCGGTCTACTGCGTCGTGCAGATCTAGCCATCAGCCGTGCCGGAGCTGGCACCCTCACAGAATTTGCCATCACCGCCACCCCCTCCATCCTCATTCCCTATCCTTTTGCCGCCGAAGATCACCAAACCTACAACGCAGCAGTCTTTGCGGCGACCGGCGCAGCTCAAGTTTGCCAACAATCTGCCCTGAAAGCCGAACACCTGCAAGAAAAGGTGTTGAATTTGTTACGTTCACCGGAGCAGCTACAGCAAATGGCCAAAGCGACCCAAGCCTTAGCGATCGCTGACAGTGCGGAACAACTTGCCCTATTTATTCAAAAAGTTCTCAACACTTAG
- a CDS encoding isochorismate synthase — translation MNILKLTQNALQYISEGAARLFSPRDDQYPDIGVQPFEGEPLSEWVDLSNTKS, via the coding sequence ATGAACATCCTTAAACTGACCCAAAACGCCCTTCAATATATCTCCGAAGGAGCTGCTCGTTTATTCAGTCCTAGAGACGATCAATATCCTGATATTGGCGTTCAACCTTTTGAAGGAGAACCGCTCTCTGAATGGGTTGATTTATCTAACACCAAGTCCTAG